In a single window of the Nilaparvata lugens isolate BPH chromosome 1, ASM1435652v1, whole genome shotgun sequence genome:
- the LOC120348728 gene encoding uncharacterized protein LOC120348728, with protein MGQGCKARARMRLGIDEPIIPTETSPLHNHQPDELRAAKNKFLSRLKERATSERTRVSEIFEEEAIRHPEAASNLSKENAQRSMGRAKKIVEPTGTPHSLEETRERLVGRGLLAKTRDGVEEFLLEEEFIEEGCAIAMGFGSRRTIQIMRQHPGEACHIFMDATFKVVPKQPERLRQLFSVHILFRNVVSIPSCVFLMHSKTEEHYTRILSYLKENIITWEIQHIMTDFERGLMNAISQVWPSPGTQHHGCWFHYCQSIWRAVVSYGLVQATREDPALKRVIKLIMAIPHLPAEAGSIHSNEVPPFSIADGLAAVKRFAREENLLNEALARVFAYVRRYWLLRVGAQRLSVFRLPNRTNNCVESFHAKLLAALGPHLNIFEFIGGLQRIEQEFYFKQLRNDNILDLNNRNRGRMGRLTTAGIADSMNLLVRRQISLIDFLKRVSHQTDSLFDVFNHSLQANEGLFAEELEVDIRDEWITLDVDEEEDEEEVVVVEEAAAVPAVAEPVPERLVQRRPRGRGQSRGRRGQQLRGARGRSRLQQRGQGMNNWHNFGRCTICLDLESTHAAIPCGHICMCTRCANLNRQHNPRDLRCPLCNIPSTEYVRMWASDTV; from the exons GCTGCAAAGCGAGAGCGAGGATGCGCCTTGGCATAGATGAGCCAATAATCCCAACCGAAACAAGCCCGCTACACAACCACCAGCCAGACGAACTGAGGGCagcaaaaaacaaatttttgtcACGATTGAAGGAGAGGGCTACTTCAGAAAGAACGAGAGTCTCCGAAATATTCGAGGAGGAAGCAATTAG ACATCCTGAAGCAGCCAGCAACCTATCAAAAGAAAATGCCCAAAGGTCGATGGGGCGGGCCAAGAAGATCGTGGAGCCCACAGGGACCCCGCACTCATTGGAGGAGACAAGGGAGCGGCTAGTTGGACGAGGACTCCTCGCAAAAACTAGAGATGGGGTTGAAGAGTTCCTCCTCGAAGAGGAATTCATCGAGGAGGGATGTGCGATTGCCATGGGCTTCGGCAGTAGACGAACAATTCAAATAATGCGGCAGCATCCGGGAGAAGCTTGTCACATCTTCATGGATGCGACTTTCAAAGTGGTGCCCAAACAACCAGAGAGATTGCGGCAACTGTTCTCTGTTCATATTTTATTCAGGAATGTGGTGA GTATTCCCAGTTGCGTTTTTCTTATGCATTCCAAAACAGAGGAACACTACACGagaatattgagttatttgaagGAAAATATCATTACCTGGGAGATTCAACACATAATGACTGACTTCGAGAGGGGCCTGATGAACGCCATCAGTCAAGTGTGGCCATCGCCAGGAACTCAACACCATGGATGTTGGTTCCATTATTGTCAG TCAATATGGAGAGCAGTTGTGAGCTACGGTCTCGTGCAAGCGACTCGTGAGGACCCCGCTCTAAAGCGAGTTATAAAACTCATAATGGCGATACCACATTTGCCTGCTGAAGCTGGTAGTATCCACAGCAATGAGGTTCCGCCATTTTCAATTGCTGATGGACTGGCAGCTGTGAAACGTTTCGCCAGAGAGGAGAACCTGCTCAACGAAGCACTAGCGCGTGTCTTTGCTTATGTGAGGAGATATTGGCTATTGAGAGTGGGAGCTCAACGGCTGAGTGTTTTTCGGCTGCCCAACAGAACCAACAACTGTGTGGAAAGCTTCCATGCGAAGTTGTTGGCGGCTCTTGGGCCACACTTGAATATCTTCGAATTCATTG GAGGTCTCCAGCGAATCGAGCAGGAATTCTATTTCAAGCAGCTCAGAAATGACAACATCCTCGACCTGAATAACCGTAATCGCGGGAGGATGGGTCGTTTAACTACGGCCGGAATCGCTGACTCAATGAACTTACTCGTTCGACGACAAATAAGTTTGATTGACTTTTTAAAAAGAGTCTCACATCAGACTGACTCATTGTTTGATGTTTTCAACCACTCTCTACAAGCAAACGAGGGATTATTCGCGGAAGAACTGGAGGTTGACATCAGAGATGAGTGGATAACTCTAGACGTcgatgaggaggaggacgaggaagaGGTGGTGGTTGTGGAAGAAGCTGCTGCCGTCCCAGCTGTTGCCGAGCCAGTCCCAGAAAGGTTGGTGCAACGAAGACCTCGCGGCCGTGGCCAATCGCGGGGTCGTCGTGGCCAGCAGCTAAGAGGTGCTCGTGGCCGATCTCGTCTTCAACAGCGTGGGCAAGGAATGAACAACTGGCACAATTTCGGCCGCTGCACCATCTGTTTGGACCTCGAGTCAACCCATGCGGCGATTCCATGCGGTCACATCTGCATGTGCACTCGATGTGCTAATCTAAATAGACAACATAATCCACGGGACTTGAGATGCCCACTGTGCAATATTCCAAGCACGGAATACGTCAGAATGTGGGCATCGGATACTGTGTAG